In the genome of Polaribacter atrinae, one region contains:
- a CDS encoding LytR/AlgR family response regulator transcription factor, producing the protein MKIKCLIIDDEPLAVNVVKNYLEQIEDAELVNSFNNAIDALNFLKNNKVDLIFLDINMPVLDGLNFIKSLKTPPLIIITSAYTEFAIDAYEFDVIDYLVKPYEFHRFMKAINKVYSRLDINNVTNPVKNTRQYLFIKIDKKKMKKIFLDEILVIESLKDYLKINTTNGKFLIHSTLSSFTDLLPKNNFIRIHRSYTIAMNKIDAVEGNSIEIDGMRYVIGRSYINEVKDIILKSSI; encoded by the coding sequence ATGAAAATAAAATGCTTAATTATTGATGATGAACCTTTAGCGGTTAATGTTGTAAAAAATTACTTAGAACAAATTGAAGATGCAGAATTAGTAAACTCTTTTAACAATGCAATTGATGCTTTAAATTTTCTAAAAAACAATAAAGTTGATCTTATATTTCTTGACATTAACATGCCTGTTTTAGACGGACTTAATTTTATTAAAAGTCTAAAAACCCCTCCTTTAATTATAATTACTAGTGCATATACGGAATTTGCTATAGATGCCTACGAATTTGATGTTATTGATTATTTAGTAAAACCTTATGAATTTCATAGATTTATGAAAGCCATAAATAAGGTATATAGTAGATTAGACATTAACAACGTTACAAACCCTGTTAAGAATACACGCCAATATCTTTTTATTAAAATTGATAAGAAAAAAATGAAAAAAATTTTCTTAGATGAAATACTGGTTATAGAAAGTCTTAAGGACTACTTAAAAATCAACACCACTAACGGCAAGTTTTTAATTCACAGTACCTTATCTAGCTTTACAGATTTATTACCTAAAAATAATTTTATTAGAATACATAGATCCTATACTATCGCTATGAATAAAATTGATGCTGTAGAAGGTAATAGTATTGAAATTGATGGAATGAGGTATGTTATAGGAAGATCTTACATAAATGAAGTAAAGGATATAATCTTAAAATCTTCTATTTAA
- a CDS encoding SusD/RagB family nutrient-binding outer membrane lipoprotein yields MKKILKNTNLLVLMLFAFMSCSDFEEININPTAANKDQVQIEYFINSSIGGAQQNPHISERIFVLYWNDAGRMTRVGTLSEGSANDGWSSDYYNGYVSSWLRNINAGIKIADEQIASGNFREHTPNLKQVARIWRAYIMSEMTDNFGPIPINGFEGVNPEYSDVKEVYYYMLQELDEATNALDLTVSNPDDALKKLDPAYEYDFKKWQKYGNSLRMRLAMRLSEVDPAKAQAEFESAVSNDFITEATDNFSVKETAGWSDYTGVITREWWDHEVSATLNNLMIGLGGVTSQSLLSADKHGYIKPANYMGLKFDDHFTSMTNDPSAGFFFDGLHNKIDPRAYDLFKIPGDFSDPEFNSYPSWNSNASTTKRSLVDASDNIVKEIESAFTWNAYPGGNWGDKGSKNKVYGFTGTLPRLANKYRNNSNSRIFFASWESHFLIAEAAVRGWAVPMTGQVAYEQGIAQSFAYNGVASHLTNYLTSQDYSRVGTSVSWSHTTEPSSSVLVTYLDGYSNLPGTMNLQYPDNTIYKNGAVKNDLLTKIITQKFIAQTPWLPLETWNDHRRLGLPFFENPAVEKPLTDMPQLTNGNFMTNRIDFYGQRLKYPSNFSSNIPGGYQQAVGKLGGPDTVFTPLWWAQQN; encoded by the coding sequence AAATAGAATACTTTATTAATAGTTCTATTGGTGGTGCTCAGCAAAACCCACATATTTCAGAACGTATTTTTGTTCTTTATTGGAATGATGCAGGTAGAATGACAAGAGTTGGTACTTTGTCAGAAGGAAGCGCTAATGATGGTTGGTCTAGTGATTATTACAACGGATATGTATCGTCATGGCTAAGAAACATTAATGCAGGTATTAAAATTGCTGATGAGCAAATAGCTTCAGGTAATTTTAGGGAGCATACACCAAACCTTAAGCAGGTTGCAAGAATTTGGCGTGCATATATTATGAGTGAAATGACTGACAATTTTGGGCCAATTCCAATTAATGGTTTTGAAGGGGTTAATCCGGAGTATAGTGATGTAAAAGAAGTGTATTATTACATGTTACAAGAGTTAGATGAAGCTACTAATGCATTAGATCTTACAGTTTCAAATCCTGATGATGCATTAAAGAAATTAGATCCAGCTTACGAGTATGATTTTAAAAAATGGCAAAAATATGGAAATTCTTTAAGAATGCGTTTAGCAATGCGTTTGTCTGAAGTAGATCCTGCAAAAGCACAAGCAGAATTTGAAAGTGCAGTTAGTAATGATTTTATTACAGAAGCTACAGATAATTTTTCTGTAAAAGAAACAGCAGGATGGAGTGATTATACAGGTGTTATAACAAGAGAATGGTGGGATCATGAGGTTTCTGCAACACTTAACAATTTAATGATTGGTTTAGGTGGGGTAACTTCTCAAAGTTTGTTATCTGCAGATAAGCATGGCTATATTAAACCTGCAAATTATATGGGGCTTAAGTTTGATGATCATTTTACGTCTATGACGAATGATCCTTCAGCAGGTTTCTTTTTTGATGGATTGCACAATAAGATAGATCCTAGAGCGTATGATTTATTTAAAATTCCAGGAGATTTTTCAGATCCAGAATTTAACTCATACCCTTCATGGAACAGTAATGCTAGCACTACTAAAAGAAGCCTTGTAGATGCTTCTGATAATATTGTTAAGGAAATAGAGTCAGCTTTTACATGGAACGCTTACCCAGGTGGTAATTGGGGAGACAAAGGGTCTAAAAACAAAGTGTATGGTTTTACAGGTACATTACCTCGTTTAGCTAATAAATATAGAAATAACTCTAATAGTAGAATCTTCTTTGCTTCTTGGGAATCTCACTTTTTAATAGCTGAAGCCGCAGTAAGAGGTTGGGCAGTTCCTATGACTGGTCAAGTAGCTTATGAGCAGGGAATTGCACAAAGTTTTGCATACAATGGTGTTGCTAGTCATTTAACTAACTATTTAACTTCTCAAGATTACAGTAGAGTAGGTACTTCTGTTAGTTGGTCGCATACTACAGAGCCTTCTTCTTCTGTTCTTGTAACTTATTTAGATGGATATTCAAACTTACCTGGAACAATGAATTTACAGTATCCAGATAATACAATCTATAAAAATGGAGCAGTAAAGAATGACCTTTTAACAAAGATTATTACTCAAAAGTTTATTGCGCAAACACCATGGTTGCCTTTAGAAACTTGGAATGATCATAGAAGACTTGGGTTACCATTTTTCGAGAATCCAGCAGTGGAAAAGCCTTTAACGGACATGCCACAATTAACAAATGGAAACTTTATGACCAATAGGATTGATTTTTATGGTCAACGTTTAAAGTATCCTTCAAATTTTTCTAGTAATATTCCTGGAGGATACCAACAAGCAGTTGGTAAGTTAGGAGGACCAGATACTGTATTTACACCATTATGGTGGGCACAGCAAAATTAA